The genomic DNA ATAAACGGATTCATCCTTGGATTATTTCTTTTTTTCGGTTACGCATTCCAAACGCTTGGGCTTATGTATACAACCTCTTCAAAGGCTGGATTTATTACTGGCTTAAGTGTTATGATGGTCCCCTTTCTATCCGTTTGGTTATTAAAAGAAAAGTTAAAGCCCTTATCGATTGTAGGTGCGATCATGGGTACTATAGGGTTATTTTTATTAACAATGGGTGATTTTACAAAGTTAAATTTAGGTGATTTACTTGTTTTATTCTGTGCTTTCGCATTTGCATTTCATATAATTTTTACTGATAAATATTCAAAAAAACTTCAAGCTTATCCATTAACGATTGTTCAAATTTTTACAGTATCTATATTTAGTTTTATTGCTTCTTTTTTATTTGAAATTTGGAAATATCCAATAAATTGGAATATGGTCGCCAATACAAAAGTCATCATCGCCTTATTCGTTACATCATTATTAGCAACAGCGTACGCTTTTGTCGTGCAAACAAAATTTCAAGCCTATACAACTGCTTCCCGAGTTGCCTTAATTTTTGCCATGGAACCTGTTTTTGCTGCCATTACAGCCTTTATTTATCAAAATGAACGATTAACCATATTAAGTGGAATTGGTTGCTTACTAATCTTTTTGGCCATGATCATCTCAGAGCTTCCACATGATTCAATATGGAGATTGAAAAAGCCTGAACAAAATCGTTCTGTTTGAAAAAGGCTCTTTTTCTGTAAAAAACTTTTTCATACATGGGTTGGGAGTCAAAGCTCTTGGTTGTTTCTAAAAGGTTTATAGCTTTTCGACTGTCAGGCAAGCGATACGCTTGCTATGTTACGCGTAGTGTGACGTGAACCGAACAAATGTCGATGGTCGGACAAAGGTGATTTGTCCGACCTCGTGCATTGTTCAGTATATGGACAGTCGAAAAGCAATAATAAAAGTGACCCTATTTAGGTCACTCTTCTTCTTTTTGATCACTGGACATTTTTTCAACTTCTCTAGCGGCATATGAGGGAAATGGCTGATTCAACTCATTTTTCTTTTTGGCATTATTGTTGCGTTGTGCATTTGCATTTCCTTGCTTTGTACGCCCCATCGTGATTAATCCTCCTTTCAAGAGGGATCACGATTAGTTTATCTCATTCATTTCACTTCATACTTCATGTTGAAATTTTCTTTGAACGTACTCTTTGACCATTTCGATCGTAACATGTTTTCGCGTTGGAATGATTCCTTCCTTTGCTAACTGATTGATTTCTTCCGTTACAGCATTTATTTTATCAACAGAAAATGGTTTATTTTGTAAGCAACGTTGGACCGCTTCATCAATATACTCCTCACGCATTCTTTCTAAAGCGATAAAAGATTTAATTAGCTGATGTTGACGATTTGAATGTTTTGTAATTTCTTTATGAACTTCTGTCATGGTTGATCCCCCCTCTTTCTCATCAATTCTACCACGTTTTGTTTTGGTGTCCAGCAGTTAAATGTATAGTACGGCTTTGTTTCATAACCTAGTCGCTTACATTGATATGTCGTTTTGGATTGTTCCTTTTTCACTAGAAAATGAATGCATGTAGCACAATATTGATATTTTCTCTTTGCCAACTAAATCTCCCTCTTCCCCCATAACCATTATAAAATAAAGTCATTGACCATTTCTTTTGAAGGAGGCGTTTGTTCCAGTTGGTGATACGATCATAGATCTTCTTGATTTTAGATTTGGAGATCGTTTCGATCATTCTGAATCATTGCAAAATCTCTTGCTCGATTTTCCTTAATAAAGTTTCAAGCTCATGAACATCTTTAGGTGAAGTTAATGTTTGCAGCTTAGAATTGATCAATGTTTGAGAATCCGTAATCATCTGCTCTTTTAATCGTTTCATTTGATTAATTAAAACCTCTTGATAATAATGAAGAAGATGTTTTTCTTCATTTTTCACAGCCTGTTCGATAACAGTTGGAAATTGTTCTTCAAAATATAAAAATAGCTTTTTCTTTTCATTTCGTTCAAAGAAGGATTTTGCATTTTTATAATATTTATGTCCCTTTTCCATTTGTTCACTAATATATGATTGGATGTTAGGATCCATTTTCGGAGTAGACACCTGGAGTTGTTCTACACTTGTAAACGGCACATCAAGAAATTGCGTTCTAACCTTCTCATTTACTTTACTATAAACTTGTTCCATTAATGATTGTATAAATTTTTCGCATCGAAGAGTTGTTGCATTTAATTCTTGCTGAAGTTCAATATTCAATAATGAGACCATTTCATGAAAACAGCTGTTTAAAATTTCTTTTTCATTTCCTTTACTATTCAAAAATTTAGAAGGCTGATAGGTTTGTTTAAAGAAATCAGACAAACGGAAACGAATACGTTGAATAACATAATGATTTAACTCTTTTAATTCTTGTTTCAATTGGACGATCTGCTCTTCTTCCTGAATAGATTGTATCACGTTCTTAATGTCTTCTAATGTGTTTTTGAGCTTCTTGATGTTTAATTGACGTTCATGTTCATCCAATTTGGATAAAGAAATCATATCCTTTAACTGTTGGATCGCATTTTGAATTTCCTCTTTGGCACTATTCATTAAAATGTGCATTAATTCTTGTTCAATAAATTGTGTAAACACATTTTCAAATAATGAAAATTCATTCGTTACATGTTCAAGCTGTTGATTTTCTAATGTAAATAAGCTTGAGATTTGGAATAACCTTGGATTTCGTATTGAATGACTTAAAAGCATCTGTTTGACATAGTCTTTTACTGCTTTGGCCTCTTCCTCGTTCTCAGCTAAGTCAATCGCATTGATAATAAAAAACATTTTATCCATTGTAAACGTATCTTTTACAAGTCCTAATTGATGTAGGAATTGCTCATCACCTTTTGAAAATGGATGATTAAAATACGTTAAGAAAATAATGGCATCTGCTTTTTTAATATATTGAAAGGCCAATTCAGTATGACGCTGATGAAGTGAACTTGCACCTGGCGTATCAACTAAAGTAATCCCTTTCTTTGTTAATTCACAATCATAATAAACGGTCACTTCTTGTACAACACAAGCTTTTTCTTCTGTTGCAACATACGGTTCAATTTCTGATAAATTGACTACTTTTTGTAATGAACTTTTCGTTTCCTGTTCATAAAATCGAATACCATTTTCATATGTATCGAGTCTTTTGAGAATGGCATCGCTAACTTTTTGTTGTTTAGCCTGTTCAATTAGAGAAGAAATGTTCGTGATCGACTCAATTTGTAATGAATATGGTCGTAATAACTCATTGATCTCACTTAACAGCTGCTCATTCGATTTAAACTGAATAAGCACATCCTCATGCTGATAAGGTTCTACTACACCTGTTAGCCTATTAATAACGGCTGTAGTTGGAGTTGGAGAGGATGGAAAAATTTTTTGACCAATCAACGCATTGGCAAAGCTTGATTTACCTGCACTAAAAGCTCCAAACATAGCAATCGTAAAGGATTTGTTTTCAATAGCGCTCGCTCTTTCTTTTAGGCGTTCCGCATAGTATTTCAATTCTTCAATCGAACTTAAATGTTTAGCTGTTTCTTTTAATTGCAATAATAAATGATTATTTCCGCTAACCATTTCTCGTTCCATTTTATTTTCCTTAATGGTTGAAATAGGTGGTTGTTCATCTAATTGTTCTTTCAATAGATCAGGTACTTCTCCTACTTTTAGACAAGTAATGGAATCAGCTAAATAATCAGAGTGTTTTGAAAATAACGCTTCAAGTTGGCTACTTGCTAGTAAACTATTCATTTTCTTCTTCCATTCTTGAACTCGTTGTTTCTCATCAAACAACTTTGAAATAGAAAGAAGCTCAACTGTTAGCTTTTCCTTTTTCGTTATTAATTCTTGTTTTTGATTTTCTTTTTGGCTAACGAGTGTTTGAACAAGCTTATCCTGTATCGTTAACGCAGCTTTTTTACATTTCTGTTTCATGTATTCAGATAAATCTTTTGTAAATTGAAGAACATATTGATCGTTTAATTGCGCACCTTGTTTAATAATCTTCTTTAATTCATCCTTTTCGATATCTATTTGTATATGCAAAATCTCATCTAATAACGTTGGTTGTTCAATCTGAAACGTTTCATAAACGCTTTTTGATAAGTTTCGAATATGCCAAATAATTTGTGTTTCAACTTGTTTTTTCAAGTCTTCATGTAATTCTTGTAAAGCATGATTTTTAGCTGCTTCTGTTTTCCTTTTTGAGAAAAACATGCCTACTTTAAAGGATGGATCTTCTGTTTTCAAGTAGTTTGCTGCCTTTTCTCTTGTTTGATAAGGGATGATATTTGCGTTTTTTAATAAGCTGTTTAGCTCCTCTTCATAATAAGAAATTAGCTTTTCTTGTTCATTATTTATAGATTCAAATGCTTGATTAATTTTATTTAACACATCATTTAGAGTTTGAATGGATTCTTCTAACTGAAAAAATTGCTCTTCATTTAATTCACTTTGAGTTAAAATTGAGCTGTTCCAGTCATGTT from Bacillus alveayuensis includes the following:
- a CDS encoding hypothetical protein (product_source=Hypo-rule applied; pfam=PF10752; superfamily=158499); protein product: MTEVHKEITKHSNRQHQLIKSFIALERMREEYIDEAVQRCLQNKPFSVDKINAVTEEINQLAKEGIIPTRKHVTIEMVKEYVQRKFQHEV
- a CDS encoding hypothetical protein (product_source=Hypo-rule applied), producing the protein MGRTKQGNANAQRNNNAKKKNELNQPFPSYAAREVEKMSSDQKEEE
- a CDS encoding putative GTPase (product_source=COG1160; cath_funfam=3.40.1470.10,3.40.50.300; cog=COG1160; pfam=PF00350; smart=SM00382; superfamily=47323,51695,52540) — its product is MEQLKEQMTSQNIEQMLQQIPEHLSQEYFMKWKELWEKYNDGRFHITFTGHFSAGKSTLLNHILHGDVLPSSPLPTSSNIVMLAKGKNLVKAYDFNGNVYQWEGQVPSSFIQSLCKRGDVLKKVYIQSDSFSLNDEFVFMDSPGIDSTDDEHRKSTESALHMSDLLVYVTDYHHVQSEINVSFIKKLKEMNKTLLIIVNQIDKHNEDEISFTTFRNRIESTMMELGMNREDIFYTSLKKLDHPLNELERLKERFQKYLWNKKEHIYKNLLQSANYLIEEIEHDWNSSILTQSELNEEQFFQLEESIQTLNDVLNKINQAFESINNEQEKLISYYEEELNSLLKNANIIPYQTREKAANYLKTEDPSFKVGMFFSKRKTEAAKNHALQELHEDLKKQVETQIIWHIRNLSKSVYETFQIEQPTLLDEILHIQIDIEKDELKKIIKQGAQLNDQYVLQFTKDLSEYMKQKCKKAALTIQDKLVQTLVSQKENQKQELITKKEKLTVELLSISKLFDEKQRVQEWKKKMNSLLASSQLEALFSKHSDYLADSITCLKVGEVPDLLKEQLDEQPPISTIKENKMEREMVSGNNHLLLQLKETAKHLSSIEELKYYAERLKERASAIENKSFTIAMFGAFSAGKSSFANALIGQKIFPSSPTPTTAVINRLTGVVEPYQHEDVLIQFKSNEQLLSEINELLRPYSLQIESITNISSLIEQAKQQKVSDAILKRLDTYENGIRFYEQETKSSLQKVVNLSEIEPYVATEEKACVVQEVTVYYDCELTKKGITLVDTPGASSLHQRHTELAFQYIKKADAIIFLTYFNHPFSKGDEQFLHQLGLVKDTFTMDKMFFIINAIDLAENEEEAKAVKDYVKQMLLSHSIRNPRLFQISSLFTLENQQLEHVTNEFSLFENVFTQFIEQELMHILMNSAKEEIQNAIQQLKDMISLSKLDEHERQLNIKKLKNTLEDIKNVIQSIQEEEQIVQLKQELKELNHYVIQRIRFRLSDFFKQTYQPSKFLNSKGNEKEILNSCFHEMVSLLNIELQQELNATTLRCEKFIQSLMEQVYSKVNEKVRTQFLDVPFTSVEQLQVSTPKMDPNIQSYISEQMEKGHKYYKNAKSFFERNEKKKLFLYFEEQFPTVIEQAVKNEEKHLLHYYQEVLINQMKRLKEQMITDSQTLINSKLQTLTSPKDVHELETLLRKIEQEILQ
- a CDS encoding drug/metabolite transporter (DMT)-like permease (product_source=COG0697; cog=COG0697; pfam=PF00892; superfamily=103481; transmembrane_helix_parts=Inside_1_8,TMhelix_9_31,Outside_32_36,TMhelix_37_59,Inside_60_65,TMhelix_66_88,Outside_89_97,TMhelix_98_115,Inside_116_121,TMhelix_122_139,Outside_140_148,TMhelix_149_166,Inside_167_177,TMhelix_178_200,Outside_201_214,TMhelix_215_232,Inside_233_244,TMhelix_245_264,Outside_265_267,TMhelix_268_290,Inside_291_305), which produces MKKQLMADVLLLSVALIWGVTFVVVQNAIQILPPHLFNGIRFAMAGVFLTILMIHPTYHIRFTRTIFINGFILGLFLFFGYAFQTLGLMYTTSSKAGFITGLSVMMVPFLSVWLLKEKLKPLSIVGAIMGTIGLFLLTMGDFTKLNLGDLLVLFCAFAFAFHIIFTDKYSKKLQAYPLTIVQIFTVSIFSFIASFLFEIWKYPINWNMVANTKVIIALFVTSLLATAYAFVVQTKFQAYTTASRVALIFAMEPVFAAITAFIYQNERLTILSGIGCLLIFLAMIISELPHDSIWRLKKPEQNRSV